The Deltaproteobacteria bacterium sequence GGGGCCGTCATCTGCATGTCTGCCCCACCGCGGAATTGGCGCGGGGAAAAAGCCTCCCCCTTTTTCAACCGGAAACGCTCAAGGACGAAGGAATCTTAAAACAAATTGAATCGCTCAAACCCGATTTCATCGTCGTTTCCGCCTACGGAAAAATTCTCCCCAAGCAGGTTCTGGAAGCGGTGAAAATCGACTGCGTCAACGTTCATGCCTCGCTTCTCCCGAAGTATCGCGGGGCGGCGCCGATCCCCTGGGTCCTTATCAACGGAGAGACCGAGACGGGGGCCTCCATCATGAAATTGATTCTCAAACTGGATGCCGGTCCGGTTTACCGTCAGACAAAAATTCCCATCGAGGGTTCCGATACCGCGGGAAGCCTCGCCGAAAAACTGGCGCCCCTGGGGGCCCGTCTTCTGCTTGAAACGCTCCCGAAAATTCAGTCGGGGCAAATCACGCCGACCCCCCAGGACGACTCGAAGGCGACACTCGCCCCGGCGCTTAAAAAGGAGGATGGAAAAATCGATTGGCGAACGAGCGCCTCCGAAATTGCAAACCGGATTCGCGGCCTTAACCCGTGGCCCGGCGCCTATACATTCATTGAC is a genomic window containing:
- a CDS encoding methionyl-tRNA formyltransferase translates to MNKPSILFMGTPEFARVSLVSLIDNGYPIVGVFTQPDKPAGRGRHLHVCPTAELARGKSLPLFQPETLKDEGILKQIESLKPDFIVVSAYGKILPKQVLEAVKIDCVNVHASLLPKYRGAAPIPWVLINGETETGASIMKLILKLDAGPVYRQTKIPIEGSDTAGSLAEKLAPLGARLLLETLPKIQSGQITPTPQDDSKATLAPALKKEDGKIDWRTSASEIANRIRGLNPWPGAYTFIDNKMLKIYHGQVLAEKTDKAPGTVYFLNEKGIHVSCGEGAIVLTEVQLEGKRCLPASEFVRGYRLEVGKRLGM